In Amaranthus tricolor cultivar Red isolate AtriRed21 chromosome 3, ASM2621246v1, whole genome shotgun sequence, a single window of DNA contains:
- the LOC130808215 gene encoding uncharacterized protein LOC130808215, with protein MRGIGAFWGTRMMEIVKKHDSGGLLWKRIKLTSTRKANAKKRLRRVWQNEAVLKSCSQEPSSKLNGLNNGSASTREISQDS; from the exons ATGAGAGGAATTGGAGCTTTCTGGGGAACCAGGATGATGGAGATTGTCAAAAAACACGATTCTGGTGGTCTTCTTTGGAAGCGTATTAAGCTTACTTCTACTCGCAAAGCTAATGCCAAGAAGCGCCTTCGTCGTGTTTGGCAG AATGAAGCAGTGCTGAAGTCTTGTTCACAGGAGCCTTCTTCAAAACTGAACGGTCTTAACAATGGCTCAGCAAGCACAAGGGAGATCAGTCAAGATTCGTGA